The genomic segment CCTCGAGGTCGCCGCAGATGCCGAGCGAGTCGTCGATCAGGACGGCCTTCAGGTGGTCGAGGCCGCCGATGCGCTCGAACCACGGGGCTGTGCGCTCCAGGCGCTCGGCGGTGCGCAGGTAGTACATGAGGAAGCGGTCGACGATGCGCAGGAGTTCGGTGGTCGACAGGTCGGCGGCGAGGAGGTCGGCGTGGCGCGGCCGGGCGCCGCCGTTGCCGCCGACGTAGAGGTTCCAGCCGTTGGCCGTGGCGATGACGCCGATGTCCTTGCCGCGGGCCTCGGCGCACTCGCGCAGGCAGCCGGAGACGCCACCCTTGATCTTGTGCGGGGTGCGCAGGCCGCGGTAGCGCAGCTCCAGGTCGATCGCGAGCCGCACGGAGTCGCCCTGCCCGAACCGGCAGAACTTGGCGCCGACGCAGGACTTCACCGTGCGCAGGGACTTGCCGTAGGCGTGGCCGGACTCCAGGCCGACGGCGACGAGACGGCGCCAGATGGCCGGGAGCTGGTCGGCGCGTGCGCCGAAGAGGTCGATGCGCTGACCTCCGGTGATCTTCGTGTAGAGGTCGTAGTCGCGGGCGACCTCGCCGATCGCGATGAGCTGGGCGGAGGTGATCTCGCCGCCGGGGATGCGCGGGACGACGGAGTAGGTGCCGTCCTTCTGGAGGTTGGCGAGGAAGACGTCGTTGGAGTCCTGGAGTGCGGCCTGCTCGCCGTCCAGGACGTGGCCGAGACCCAGTTCGGGGGCGAGGGTGCCGAGGACGTTCCCGACGACGGGCTTGCAGACGGCACAGCCCTCGCCGCCCAGGCCGTGCTTGCGCAGCAACTCGCCGAAGGACCGGATGCGTTCGGTGCGGACCGTCTCGTAGATCTCGGCGCGGGTCAGCGCGAAGTGTTCGCACAGCCCTTTCGTCCGCTCGACCCCGGAGGCGGCGAGCTCCGCGTCGAGCACGGACTGCAGGGTGGAGAGGCAGCCGCCGCAACCGGTGCCGGCCTTGGTGCACCGCTTGATGCCGCCGATGTCGGTGAGGGAGTTCTCGGCGACGGCGGTGCGGACGGCTCCCTTGGTGACGTTGTGGCAGCTGCAGACGACGGCGTCGTCGGGCAGGGTGTCGGCGCCGGGAGGTTCGACGCCGGTGGCGGGCAGGACGTACGCCTCGGGAGGTGCGGGCAGGGCGCGGCCCGCGTGTGGCACCAGGGTGCCGTAGGCCTCGGCGTCGCCGACGAGGATGCCGCCGAGCAGCTGTCCCTCCGGCCCGAGCAGCAGCTTCTTGTAGACGCCCTCGCGGGTGTCGGAGAAGACGACGGAGACGGCGCCGCCCTCCGCTCCCTCGGGGGCGAACGGGTCGCCGAAGGAGGCGACGTCGGCGCCCATCAGCTTCAGCTTGGTGGAGGTGTCGGCTCCGGTGAAGACGGCGGTGCCGTCCCCCGCGAGGGCGTCGGCCGCCGCCTCGGCCATCTGGTAACCGGGGGCGACCAGGCCGTAGACGCGGCCGTCGGCGCCCTGGGCGCACTCGCCGATCGCGTAGACGCGGGGGTCGGTGGTGCGGCAGTGCTCGTCGACGACAATGCCGCCCCGGTCCCCCACGACGAGACCCGCCTCACGGGCGAGGCGGTCCCGGGGACGTACGCCGGCGGAGAAGACGACGACATCGGCGTCGAGGGTGCGGCCGTCACTCAGGCAGAGCGCGCGCGCGGCTCCTGCCTCGTCGATGTCGACCCGGCTCGCCCCGACGCCGGTGTGCACGGCCACGCCCATCGACTCGATGGTGGCCCGCAGGGCCGCGGCGCCTCCGTCGTCGACCTGGAGCGGCATGAGGCGGGGTGCGAACTCGACGACGTGGGTGCGGAGTCCGAGCGTGCGCAGGGCACCCGCGGCCTCCAGGCCGAGGAGTCCGCCGCCGATGACGACGCCGGTGGTCCGGTTCTCCGCGGAGGCGTACGCGGTGAGGGCCTCGACGTCGTACAGGGTGCGGTAGGTGAAGCAGCCGGTCGCGTCGGCGCCCTGGATGGGCGGCACGAAGGGATAGGAGCCGGTGGCGATGACCAGGACGTCGTAGGGGACGGTGGCGCCGGAGGTCGTGGTGACCGTGCGGGCCGCGGTGTCGATGTGCTCGGCGGGATCGCCGAGCCGCAGGTCGATGCCGTGGCGGGCGAGGAACCCGGTGTCGCACAGGGCGAGATCCGCGTCCGTGGCGCCGGTGAAGGCGGACGAGAGGTGGACCCGGTCGTACGCGG from the Streptomyces venezuelae genome contains:
- the nirB gene encoding nitrite reductase large subunit NirB gives rise to the protein MTQNLVLIGHGMVGHRFLETLAERGALADPAIPDGPGWRVTVLAEEDRPAYDRVHLSSAFTGATDADLALCDTGFLARHGIDLRLGDPAEHIDTAARTVTTTSGATVPYDVLVIATGSYPFVPPIQGADATGCFTYRTLYDVEALTAYASAENRTTGVVIGGGLLGLEAAGALRTLGLRTHVVEFAPRLMPLQVDDGGAAALRATIESMGVAVHTGVGASRVDIDEAGAARALCLSDGRTLDADVVVFSAGVRPRDRLAREAGLVVGDRGGIVVDEHCRTTDPRVYAIGECAQGADGRVYGLVAPGYQMAEAAADALAGDGTAVFTGADTSTKLKLMGADVASFGDPFAPEGAEGGAVSVVFSDTREGVYKKLLLGPEGQLLGGILVGDAEAYGTLVPHAGRALPAPPEAYVLPATGVEPPGADTLPDDAVVCSCHNVTKGAVRTAVAENSLTDIGGIKRCTKAGTGCGGCLSTLQSVLDAELAASGVERTKGLCEHFALTRAEIYETVRTERIRSFGELLRKHGLGGEGCAVCKPVVGNVLGTLAPELGLGHVLDGEQAALQDSNDVFLANLQKDGTYSVVPRIPGGEITSAQLIAIGEVARDYDLYTKITGGQRIDLFGARADQLPAIWRRLVAVGLESGHAYGKSLRTVKSCVGAKFCRFGQGDSVRLAIDLELRYRGLRTPHKIKGGVSGCLRECAEARGKDIGVIATANGWNLYVGGNGGARPRHADLLAADLSTTELLRIVDRFLMYYLRTAERLERTAPWFERIGGLDHLKAVLIDDSLGICGDLEAQMDRHAAAYRDEWQAVLGDPQALARFEQHLAQPSPEFLEPGRGRAAVLPDGTEAALFKDGEGRVYAVGNRDPFSGADVIAHGILGTRGGRTVVASPMYKQEFDLRTGECLDDPSVRLPVHELPVHELPVHEV